The DNA region TGCCTGAGGGGGATTTACCAAGAATCCCGTTCAGCACGTTATCCGCCGGGGTGGCGAGCGTGTGTATACGCAGGGCCTGTCATGTCTTCGGCCTCGGGTCGGGCGGagcggacgaggaggagggcgcccAGCAAACAGGGGAGGGCGAAGGGCACTCTATGATGCCAATATAAGAGGTCGACTCCCAGATTTTAGTACTTACTCAATGAAGGATATAACTacacgtcgtcgtcccgtCAGTCGCTCCTTTGCAGCAAAGACCgcactgctgctgcggcttcTCGACTCTCGTTGGGACTTTGTCATAAAGCCATCAGCAAACATGATGTTCCTTTCGCTCCTTTGGTCGCTTCTCTTCCTGCCTTCGATCGTCTTGGCCGCCTTCGGCTGGACTGACAACGGCTCCGAGTATgtcatcgacagcggcgccgaCTTGGTTATCAAGGTCACCAAGTGTTGCGGTGACATCTCCTCGCTCAAATTCAAGGGCGTCGAGTACAACGGCTGGGGCGGCAAGAACAGCCACGTCGAGTCCGGTATGTTAAACCAAATCATGAAACCAGATCACCGTGTCCGACGGCTAACTGGAGGCAAAGGGCTGGGAGCCAGCACCGTAAGCATCGCGAGCTACAGCAACGTTATCAAGGTTTCGGTCGTCCACGGCGTACGTCATGCTGCCCTTTTCCACACATCATAAAGCTCCAACATACTAAGACGAGCCACAGACACTCAGGCACTGGATATTCGTCCGTTATGGAAACAACAACGTCTACCTCTTCACAAATAAGGCCGACAACTCCATCTCCGCCATGCGTTACATAGTCCGCATCAAGGGCGGATTGTTCTCGCACGCCGCAACCGAAAGTGTACGTGATGACAGCATAACAATGCGGGATACGTGGCAACTAACGGGCCAAAAGGATTTctacgacggcggcagcagcatcatcgaGGCCCAAGACATCAACGTCAACAGCGCCGGGCTGACCAAGAGCAAGCACTACCAGGGCTCCAACTACGGCCGGTATGTCTTCTCCACTGTGATCCGCTCGTCCTTGGATGTGACTAACACCTTGCAGGACCATTGACTGTAATGCTTTTCAACCTCCAATACCAGATGAGTTAAAGTACTGACTGTTACCAGACGATTACGTCGGCCGTAAGAAGAGCGGCGTCGGTCTGTTCATGATCCGAAGCAACCACGAGATAAGTTCTACCGGCTCGACGCATGTAACCCTTCTCCGTGCTAACACACAACACAAGGCCTCGGGCGGCCCCTTTTTCAGATCCCTGGTGCGTCGCGCCGACCCCACCGGCGAGGACTTGTATGACATCTACTATTACAACATGGGTCACACCGACCCCATGCGCACCGGTCTCCAGGGCCCCTCGGTCCTGGCCTTCACTTCCGGCGAGGATCCCAACAGCAATCTCTTCGCTCGCAAGGCGGACTGGTCCTGGTTTGATGACAAGGGCGTGAGTTACTCCATCCCATCTTGCaaccctctctctcctgccATGTCACAGAACGCCTTGGTCTCTGACGTCGTGTCCAGCTTAATGGTTGGGTCCCTGCTTCTGGCCGCGGCTACGCTTCTGGCGTTGGTCTCGCCAACATGAAGTCCGGCAAGACCTACGTCGTCGGTCTGTCAAACTCCGTTGCGCAGTATTGGGGAACcgcgggcgccggcggcgcctggtCCATCGCCAAGGTCATACCCGGCACCTACACCCTGACTGTCTACAAGGACGAGCTTGAGGTCGCAACCTCGTCCGTCACCatcaaggccggcgccggcactGCCGTCAACACCATTACTTGTGTCGACCCACAGGATGATGCTACCATTTGGCGCATCGGCGAGTGGGGTGCGCCGGAACCCTATCTTGCGAACTTGGTGAACGAAACTTATGCTGACATTTGGCGTAGATGGAACCCCCAAGGGCTTCTTGAACTTCGAGGATACCCCCCTGAAGCTTACTTACATGCACCCCTCGGACAGCCGCATCTCCACCTGGAACGCCGGAAACTTCATTGTCGGCACACACGGCGCGAATCGCTTCCCCGGCTACATGTGGAAGGTGAGCACCATTCCTAACCACTCCCTACCATACAGCAGACTTTCAAGACACGGTGTATGTCTATGCTCGTTGCTTACACAAACTTGCAGGAGGTCAACAGTGGCTACATCATCTACTTCAAGCTCACGGCCGACCAGCTTAAGTCGGGCCACACGGTGCGCATCGGCCTCACCGAGGCCTACATCGGCGGCCGCCCCGCCATCAACGTCAACTCATGGGCCTCGCccctgcccgccgccaccacgcAGGCCAGCACCCGCTCGTTGACCGTCGGCACCTACCGGGGTAACAATGTCAAGCTGACCTACGCCGTGCCCCAGTCCGCCTGGGTCCAGAGCACGAGCGAGTGGCAGGTCCtcaccatcaacatcatcaGCGGCAGCTCCGGCACCAAGTTCCTCAGCCCCGGTGTCAGTttcgacgccctcgagcttctGCCTTGAAGAAAGAGGGGTGCCGGAAGTTGAAACAACAGAGACCGCGATGGTCGGGAGATGAAGCAACGTCGCTAATACCCCATCTCCTTGCATCTGCAATCAATATCTTCTTTGAACATATCTTGTCTTATCCCACTGTACATGAAACCCGTATATATCACCTGCAAACTCTccacgccctcccccccccgagTCTGAGTACATAGCAAATAATCCAATACCGCACCccaccctcttcctccacaCGGGGATAATCTTAAGTCATCGCAACCCGGAAAAGGCGTGGTTTTGCTTGCATACCTTTCTGAGGTGTTTCTCCAGTCTGAATGGAATCAGGGGCCCGGGAGATGCGGGGTGTTTCAAACATTTTGTCTCATCTATAGACTATGTTCATTGCGAAGCCATAGGCAAACATGATGGGAATGTGGCAGGCGCGTTGGAAGCGGATAGACGAGTAGAACATGGCCTTCCGTCTGTCAAGAGCATGCTGTCAAAACTTTGGTCGCCCAGTTTGGGGCCAATcaaccaacaacaacagaaCAACACGCGGAAGCTTTGTTGGAAATGGTCATCTGAGCAGAGAGCGTGTTTGTCTTAATATCAACGCAAGCAGGAAACCGGATATCCTTGTCAAGATCGCTGACTATTACGCAGCGTTGAGATAATTTTGAAGGGAATCAAAAGGCTCTGTTGCAACattccttcttcagctggTAAGAAGAAGGTTAGTTAGGTATCTCAGGACTCGCAAGGCGTGCCTAGCATGTACCATGGTCTCGCTATGGAACCCGCTAATTCTTGAGATGGGTGTTGCTTACAAGGGAAGGGATGCTAAGTCCTATTCATCTTAGGCATTAGCCCAAATACACGAATGAGTAAGCAGTCGGGGAGATTGGCTTACTCATTATCAGACCATCTTATCTCTTACGTAGGTATACAGATGAGATAAACACCCACCCTGGCGGCACCTTAGGAACACACTCGACCCGAAGTGGAAGCGACTCGCCTGCCTCTTGAGGCCGACAATAGATCAATGGGAACGATTTGATTCGTCTTCTCGGCTTGGTTGCTTCCTCCAGTATTGGCCTATCTCTCCTTTATAGGGAGTGCTGCCCAGCAACGATGGCAGACAACCTCGACCCCCCAATACGAAATATCCAGAGGAGAACCAAGGTGAAAACTGGTTGTGCGACGTGCAGGTCGGTCCCAAATCTCATCGCCGGGTTCCCTCAGATCTATGTCTGAGGCCTCAGACGTACGGTTGTTGACTGAATCAACTAAGCAACAGAATAAGAAGAGTCAAATGCGACGAGAACAAGCCGTTTTGCCGGAAATGCGTCAGCACTGGCCGCACCTGCGACGGCTACGCGTCTCCCTTTCGGCTCGTTTTTGCCAGGCAATCCATAAACAGTAACGTCCATGCCGGCAGCTGCATCGAGCCAGGCGCGGCTGGTTTGCAACTCTTCCGGCCCACCTCGACCGGGATCGAGATCTCCCCTCAGGAcatcgacctcctcggccgttACTTCTCGACCAAGACCATGTTTGATGTGAAGCTAGGGTGTAATGAAGAAGCCAGGCAAATTCTCCAGGCCAGCCAGACTGATCCAACGATACAGCATGCAGTCTCGTCTCTCAGGGCTCTCCGGGAACAACTCGAGGCGTCTGTCGCGCAGCGGACCCCGAGCTACGGCTATGATTATGGCCTCCAGCAATATTGTATAGCACTAGGGGGCCTAGCAACCAGACTTTCGTCCCCAAGCCCCAAGGAATCCAAGTCGGCGTTGCTCTGCTGTCAGATCTTCATCAGTATCGAGCAAGTGCGGGGGAACTACGCCGCCATGACCCAGCACATCATACAAGGACTCAGCATCATGCGCGAGTACCGCGCGAGACCGAAATCGCTGCCGGCTGACCGTGAAAAGATACCGCTGCTGGATGTGTTCATCATCAAGCTGTTCGCTGCGCCGTGCAAGTTTGCGGATTCTCCAGCGACGACCGAACCCGATGCGAGCGGGACGGTGGTTGCCATATGTATGAAGCAGTCTGCCAAATCCCGCAATCTCCGCGCGATCGCGCCCGACATCCGGACGCGGCTCACAAGGATTGCTGGAACAACGCTGGAGTTCCTTGACAGGCTGTCGCGTCTCGAGCCGGCGGCAAGTGCTCCTCGGCTGCTGTCCGAGCAAGCATCCCTGCTGAACTTGTTGGACTCGTGGCTCGTTGATCTCAAACTCGTTCTTGCGGATATGAGACCTTCCCGGCCCGAGCCTCTTTCGGTGTCTTTCCTGCGCTTCTTCCACCAGATCTTGAAAGTCGCTCTCCTGGGCGCGCTTTGCTCCTCGCCGGATCTTCATACCGAGTTGCGGACCGAGATCGACCGATTGCGGCCCATAGCGGGCACTATAGAGGAAGGAGTAAAGGCGTATGAGACACGCGGTGGTATGAGAAAGTGGGCAAGGGACACTTAAAGTACGCTGATAAACATATTGGAGAAGCTGATGGCGTGAAGAGAGTATGTCACCTGGATCGTACATCATGGCTGAACCGGCCAACTTCATGTTACAGTCTCACATAAGTAGACAATGATTCGGGTCGGTGCAAATTATTTTTTTGGTCGGTATCCAAAGCTGCAGGTCAATTAGGCATGTTCGCCAGCAGGCCCGAGGATTTTTGTCTTATTTCCTTGCCCTTTCTCGGAAGCACAACTTTTCCAACCGGAGGAAGGGCTGACATGAGTCGTCATCAACAGGGGCGAGATATCTCGAACCCGAGGCTGTGCCTTCGACAGACCTCACCAACCCAAAATGGGAAAGAGCAGCATAATTTCgccgctcgccgccgtcgccccaTTGCGACTCGGACAAGGCCACCCAGGCGGAGAAAGGGTGCGATAGGCTCTGACGTTCAGCAGTCTTCTTCATATTTGCCGGCGGTATCTTCGCTGGCAAGGTCTTTAACTACTTTGGCCCCCGCCACctgctcgtcgccggcacctTCTTGCACGTGTTGGGTATCATGATCATCGGCATCTCCAAGACTGACTACCAAATTCTGCTGAGCCAGACGGTCTGCTCCGGCGTTGCGCctcgctcgtcgtcgtcttcccggtcctcatcatcagccTGATCCCCCGAGTCGGCTTCGGCAGGCCCCATACGCTGCTATGCCTCTATGATCCTGGCGCTCTTGATGTTTTGGCGAGTTTACTCTCATTGGCCGTTTCAAGCCTAAAGAACGCATCATGAGTTTCATGGCATTCGTCCGAtctctcttctcgtcgtcgtgtcATCCCTATCCCTCATTCCCCAATCCCACGCCTCGCCCACGCCAGCAAGACCACAGGGCCCCAGCAGCATCTTGTACAATGACGTGACATGAGCTTATGTTATATTAACAAACTAATAGGGGAGGTTTCTTGACGAAGCCGCTTTTCTGTGTGATTtagggcaaggagggcatggAAACGTGACGAAGCTGCCACAGTCCTAATAGATAATGCTCGCTGTCACGCACTTTAATCGAAGCCTTCATTTTGAGACGCGCGGTGGTAGTACGATTCATCTTTCGATTGATTTCTATTTCTCTTATTACACTATCCACGCGCGGCGGTCATAGTCTCCTTGTCCGCGGCCAACAGCTGCTGGATGGCCGGCCTGTTGACGACTCGGTCCCACCAAGCTTGCACGGCCttgcggccgaggatgacgTCTCCGTATCCGCACGCAACCAGCCGTTGGACGAGCGGAATGTAGTTGATGTCGACGAGGGTGAAGTCCTTCCCGGCCATGTAGTCACTATGCTGCAGCGCACGCTCCGCGACGTCGAAGAACGCCTCGACGGACCGCAGGGCGGCTgagacgacggcctcgtcggcgggcaACCCGATAAACTTCTTGACGAACTTCTCGTACCCGATTCGGCCCGCCGGGTCGGCGAAGTAGAGCGTCTCCACCGACTGCGCCTGGTCGAACAGCGCCGCAGCCTCGGCGTCAGAGTCCGAGGGCAGCAGCGGGAACGAGTACTTCTTGGCGAGGTACTTGCCAATGGCGCGGCTCTCGTAGAGGGTGAAGCCGTCGGGGAACGTGACGACGGGAACCTTGCCCCACGGGTGACGCTTCAGGTTTTCTCCGGACTGATGGTGGGCGGCAGCGTAAGCGATAGCTTCATAGTGGGAGGtaaaagaaaagagaagaagataCCGTTGACTTACTTTTTGTTCACCTTTGTAGAGGTTGATGAGAATGAGCTCGTAGTCTGTGAAACCACCCTCGGCAAGGGTTAGACGGACACGGTCCGTGTTGGTCGAACCGCGGGCGCCATACAGAGTAAAAGCTGGTGACATCTTGGAGGAGCGGTGCAGCAGTTCCGATGCGATCCTGGGATTGTTTGTGACGAGCTTCAGCATGAGGCTACAAGATTATTCTGTCAAGAACATTGGGAGAGGAATAGAGAGAGACTGGGCTGGCCATTTTATACATAAGTCAAAGGGGTTGACCAGTGGCCGGGTCTCGGGACAAAGCTGCTCGCTGGTCACCTATTCATATCGTAGCTCGAGGTATGACAGAAACAATACAGGGAAAATAAAGCCTGGACTGTACGTATGGTTGGCGGGTTCGCTCCCAAAGCCTAATCAAGCTAGCGCTGACGCGCACAGGGGAAAGCCACCATCGCATGTTCGACAAGGTAGCCCAACACGGCTTCAAGCCAAGGTTCCAGGGTCCAGCCACGATTGATGGATACGTCCCGTCGTGGtaaggccgacgacgccagCCGCCTAAGGAATGACTTCAGGCAACGAACGCGCTGTACCCGCTAGTTGTCCAGGAGCGCTGCACCCCCGTCGTATTGAGGAGGCAGCTAGCTGGTTATGGTTGTGTATGGGTACCTGGTAGACTGACATCAGCATCCCGATAGAAGAGATGCTATGTATTAATTTCTTTAGGTCTCCAAATTGTAACTATTTGCGTAGGAGATTGCGTGATCTCGGTTTCATGTGCTTTTGTGTCCGCCAAATCTTTGCCCTGCCCCCACGAAGGAACTCTGCTCTCTTGTGCAGTACAGGCAACGTATCTTCCGAGACTAGATTGAAACATTGAGGCTATCGGTGGCTCGTCACAGGCGGGTTGTTTTACACCCCTCTGTTGCATGCTTCGCTAACAACTCCCTCCATTAACAAGACGAGCGACTGGGGCCTGAAGGATGACTGGGATGAAATTAAAACCAGTCTCGCCCGCTGCGGACCAACGGCCTACTCGTATCCCCATAGGGTATTCCGTGCTTTTCTCAATGTCCAACAACTTAGGATGTATTGCTCTCACTGATGTGATCTAACCCAGTCGTCTGGGTTGCCTCCTTTGCGACTGACTCTCCCCTATTCGCAGCGTCACGTATCAGATAAGTGAAAAGAGATACCTTGGTGATGCTTCGTTGAACAGGACCACCTTCACCATCTCACAAATTACATGCAATATCTAGTTGTTATCTTGATATGCTCACTTTGATTTCAGGGGCTCGTGCAGCTATGGAGCCCTAGTTCCGGGTCACCTCTAGGTAACCAGGAGCCACGCTTCTATGCCAACGAGGACGAACATCCCAGGATGATGGAACCACTTCATCTTTGTAGACTGGACTCAGAGAGAGAGTCACCAACAAAGCCATCGAATGTGGAATGCAAGCTTGGCCTTTGCTGCAGAATGAAGGCGTTTCTTCTTCGAGACCAGGGCTCAAGGCCCAGAAATCAACGACGAAAACTATTCGAGCGTGACTGGAGCAAGCAGACAGCCTCTGACATCATATATACATATGCAAGGTCATATGCAGCACAGAGCATGAAGATCAGCTCGACCTACAAGGTAAACCCCGGAGATGATTGATCAATCGAAGCATCTGTGGAGAAAAGAACAAGCAGATTATGGATGTGAGAAAAGGTGAGATTAAATACTGTGGTCAAGGGGGGAGTGATTATGGCCACGGGAGACGTACCACATGTCAACATGCACTTAGAGTGACCAGTTTGGGCAAGAGTTCGCAAACTCATGGAAGAACTTCTTATCAAAATAGGTAGGGGCTCAGCTCTCTTGAAGCTTCCCAGCAAAAAAGAGAGCCGGCGATAAAGATAGGAAAGAACCTGCCATGTCCTTGCGGGGCAGCAGTATTGTTGGGGAGACAGTGGAAGTCTGTAGGGTAAGCGGCATATTGCAGCAGGAGCGGAAGGCAGAAGAAGTGGTGGCGATCGATCATCTGTGTAGACAACGGCCTTCATCTGTGACTACCTATCTACCTGAATCCAGGATCCGACGGGGACTGGTTCGATATCTCTTTCCGACAGCGAACTCCTTCCCTCGGATCTCTACGGACTGGTGTGCTTCATACTTTCTGGGTTGTCTTGAGTGTGCAGTGTGATCTCCAAGCTAGGAAGGAACTGGGGGGGTGCTGAGCCGATGAAGGTTTTGTCATGGTGCTGCCAAGGTTGCTGCCATTCTGGAATTACTTCTTGAACGAAgggaaggagaagacggtAAGTAGCATTTCCTGCGGCTTCCTACCTCCTGTCACTGACTCAAAGCTTTGCCACACGCGAAGAAGGTTCTCGATTATTATCCCAGCTCGACGGTCCTGATCTTCCAAGCAATTTCCATTACCGTAGGAGCTCTGCCCTCTTTCCATACTTGTTGAAGCTTCTCGCCGTAGGCAATTGCCTTATTAAACATCGGACAGAAGTTGAAAGCGGGCGGAAGAATGCCAGGGAAACATAACGGAAATAGTGAAGAATGACTTCACTTCTCACCTGCCGGCTTTCCGGAAGAAATCTCGGACTGCTCAACTTCGTCTCCGCGCTCGCAACCACCCCGACTGGAGGGTAAGATGCTTTCGGGATTGCTTCACACTAGCTATCTGGGACTGGCAGAAGGATACTCTTCACAAAACCTTTTAGGCATGTCCCTTTATCCTGTTCTGGACATTCGGCTATTAAAACCTTAGACTCGCGTGTCCGGCGAGATGACTCGCATTGTTTCACAGGCAGCAGGTTCGAAAGAGAGAGTTTAGGTGTCGTCGAGTccggttttctttttttgtcGCCCGCTTGTCTGGGGAACAGTTGTCCCAGCCACCGATGATACTTCCT from Colletotrichum higginsianum IMI 349063 chromosome 4, whole genome shotgun sequence includes:
- a CDS encoding Rhamnogalacturonan lyase; translation: MMFLSLLWSLLFLPSIVLAAFGWTDNGSEYVIDSGADLVIKVTKCCGDISSLKFKGVEYNGWGGKNSHVESGLGASTVSIASYSNVIKVSVVHGTLRHWIFVRYGNNNVYLFTNKADNSISAMRYIVRIKGGLFSHAATESDFYDGGSSIIEAQDINVNSAGLTKSKHYQGSNYGRSTGSTHVTLLRANTQHKASGGPFFRSLVRRADPTGEDLYDIYYYNMGHTDPMRTGLQGPSVLAFTSGEDPNSNLFARKADWSWFDDKGLNGWVPASGRGYASGVGLANMKSGKTYVVGLSNSVAQYWGTAGAGGAWSIAKVIPGTYTLTVYKDELEVATSSVTIKAGAGTAVNTITCVDPQDDATIWRIGEWDGTPKGFLNFEDTPLKLTYMHPSDSRISTWNAGNFIVGTHGANRFPGYMWKEVNSGYIIYFKLTADQLKSGHTVRIGLTEAYIGGRPAINVNSWASPLPAATTQASTRSLTVGTYRGNNVKLTYAVPQSAWVQSTSEWQVLTINIISGSSGTKFLSPGVSFDALELLP
- a CDS encoding C6 zinc finger domain protein, translating into MADNLDPPIRNIQRRTKVKTGCATCRIRRVKCDENKPFCRKCVSTGRTCDGYASPFRLVFARQSINSNVHAGSCIEPGAAGLQLFRPTSTGIEISPQDIDLLGRYFSTKTMFDVKLGCNEEARQILQASQTDPTIQHAVSSLRALREQLEASVAQRTPSYGYDYGLQQYCIALGGLATRLSSPSPKESKSALLCCQIFISIEQVRGNYAAMTQHIIQGLSIMREYRARPKSLPADREKIPLLDVFIIKLFAAPCKFADSPATTEPDASGTVVAICMKQSAKSRNLRAIAPDIRTRLTRIAGTTLEFLDRLSRLEPAASAPRLLSEQASLLNLLDSWLVDLKLVLADMRPSRPEPLSVSFLRFFHQILKVALLGALCSSPDLHTELRTEIDRLRPIAGTIEEGVKAYETRGGMRKWARDT
- a CDS encoding Glutathione S-transferase; amino-acid sequence: MLKLVTNNPRIASELLHRSSKMSPAFTLYGARGSTNTDRVRLTLAEGGFTDYELILINLYKGEQKSGENLKRHPWGKVPVVTFPDGFTLYESRAIGKYLAKKYSFPLLPSDSDAEAAALFDQAQSVETLYFADPAGRIGYEKFVKKFIGLPADEAVVSAALRSVEAFFDVAERALQHSDYMAGKDFTLVDINYIPLVQRLVACGYGDVILGRKAVQAWWDRVVNRPAIQQLLAADKETMTAARG